Proteins found in one Microcella daejeonensis genomic segment:
- a CDS encoding helix-turn-helix domain-containing protein, with the protein MKALLLKLSAIDSETEAALRVIAYFDALAIRSATAEMVVRGAAAIAEATAGLQFADGSVVRFDVRGAPVPGRPAGSPALEEVAGGVRVWIEREGPQRPFDRLVLERFALVAKGAAPERSPRKRTALADPAVVELVLSAREPMAERRVALRRLGFSPDHPVIMIAVASDESVPFDHGRIEQLVHAAAARSTATGARWGSLGAIVVQPSPGADAAVELAALRSVIARSGEERSTSFRCGMSAPVDALDAAEGWTSARDALRFARRRSGGASIVSAAELGAVAALASVSADVWARDWRVSALRELSGSESGLIDLEVLEAYLSHGSLRMAGQALHMHHSSVASRLARLEERLNLNFTVQVDLFQARLCMYAAALLDTE; encoded by the coding sequence GTGAAGGCTCTTCTGCTCAAGCTGTCGGCGATCGACTCCGAGACGGAGGCAGCGCTGCGAGTGATCGCCTACTTCGATGCCCTCGCGATCCGGTCTGCCACGGCTGAAATGGTCGTGCGCGGCGCGGCGGCGATCGCGGAGGCGACCGCCGGGCTGCAGTTCGCGGACGGATCGGTCGTGCGATTCGATGTGCGAGGCGCTCCTGTGCCGGGTCGTCCGGCCGGATCGCCCGCGCTGGAGGAGGTCGCCGGCGGCGTGCGCGTCTGGATCGAGCGCGAGGGGCCCCAGCGCCCGTTCGATCGGCTCGTGCTCGAGCGCTTCGCTCTCGTCGCGAAGGGCGCCGCTCCGGAGCGGTCGCCCCGCAAGCGGACGGCGCTCGCCGATCCTGCGGTGGTCGAACTGGTGCTCTCGGCTCGTGAGCCTATGGCGGAGCGCCGCGTCGCGTTGCGTCGACTGGGCTTCTCGCCCGACCATCCGGTCATCATGATCGCGGTAGCGAGCGATGAGTCGGTGCCGTTCGACCACGGACGGATCGAGCAGCTCGTGCACGCCGCGGCGGCCCGCTCGACCGCGACCGGTGCGCGCTGGGGTTCTCTCGGTGCGATCGTGGTGCAGCCCAGCCCGGGGGCCGATGCCGCCGTCGAGCTCGCTGCTCTGCGGTCGGTGATCGCACGGTCGGGCGAGGAGCGGTCGACGTCGTTCCGCTGCGGGATGAGCGCGCCCGTCGACGCTCTCGACGCTGCGGAGGGGTGGACCTCCGCACGGGATGCCCTGCGATTCGCACGCCGGCGCTCGGGGGGAGCTTCCATCGTGAGCGCCGCTGAGCTGGGTGCCGTCGCTGCCCTCGCCTCGGTGAGCGCGGATGTCTGGGCGCGGGACTGGCGCGTGAGCGCCCTCCGAGAGCTCAGTGGCAGCGAGAGCGGTCTCATCGATCTGGAGGTGCTCGAGGCGTACCTCTCTCACGGATCCCTGAGGATGGCTGGGCAGGCGCTGCACATGCACCACAGCAGCGTGGCGTCACGGCTGGCGCGGCTGGAGGAGCGGCTCAATCTGAACTTCACCGTGCAGGTGGACCTGTTCCAAGCCCGTCTCTGCATGTACGCGGCGGCGCTCCTCGATACCGAGTAG
- a CDS encoding MFS transporter — MPVPRGRRRPEDLISTSTPDSPPDLQTTARRGHFVDLRPLTESPAFARMWIGATVTGIGSQMTIIAVGLDIYARTSSTLAVSLVAAFALVPMVVFGLYGGVLADSFDRRKVALLSAIVAWVSTVALAGYAWVSALGLGAQELWPLYLLITLNTVASTMVGVARQAMVPRLVRRELLPAAGALGGISGGLMATVGPALAGVLVASVGVAWTYSIDAVLFIAAFIGLYTLPALRPEGTPGRPGLRSVIDGARFLKDAPNIRASFLLDILAMTFGNPRVLMPAIGAVLLGGGAVTVGVLTSATAVGALLLGLLSGRLGAVRRQGLGVGIGVAAYGATIVAFGAVLLWAQLVDADAGPALDDVFVPGLVAATIVLALSGAADSVSMIYRNTMLQASVPDAMRGRLQGLFTVVVTGGPRIGDLYVGALSVLAMLWFPPLLGGVVIVVAAAVILKVQRGFREYDAEDPRP; from the coding sequence GTGCCCGTTCCGCGCGGGCGCCGACGCCCGGAGGATCTCATCAGCACGAGCACGCCCGACTCCCCGCCCGACCTGCAGACGACTGCGCGTCGCGGGCACTTCGTCGATCTGCGGCCGCTGACGGAGAGCCCCGCGTTCGCGCGCATGTGGATCGGCGCGACGGTCACCGGCATCGGCAGCCAGATGACGATCATCGCGGTGGGGCTCGACATCTACGCGCGCACCTCCTCGACGCTCGCGGTCTCGCTCGTGGCGGCGTTCGCGCTCGTGCCGATGGTCGTGTTCGGCCTCTACGGCGGCGTGCTCGCCGACTCGTTCGACCGCCGCAAGGTGGCGCTGCTGTCGGCGATCGTCGCGTGGGTGTCGACGGTGGCGCTCGCCGGCTACGCCTGGGTGAGCGCGCTCGGTCTGGGTGCCCAGGAGTTGTGGCCGCTCTACCTGCTCATCACGCTCAACACGGTGGCGTCGACGATGGTCGGCGTCGCGCGGCAGGCGATGGTGCCGCGGCTGGTGCGGCGCGAGCTGCTGCCGGCGGCGGGCGCGCTGGGCGGCATCAGCGGCGGGCTCATGGCGACGGTCGGCCCGGCGCTCGCGGGCGTGCTGGTGGCCTCGGTCGGCGTCGCGTGGACGTACTCGATCGACGCGGTGCTGTTCATCGCGGCGTTCATCGGGCTCTACACGCTGCCAGCGCTGCGCCCGGAGGGAACTCCGGGGCGTCCGGGGCTGCGCTCGGTGATCGACGGAGCGCGGTTCCTGAAGGACGCACCGAACATCCGCGCGTCGTTCCTGCTCGACATCCTCGCGATGACGTTCGGCAACCCGCGCGTGCTCATGCCGGCGATCGGCGCGGTGCTGCTGGGCGGCGGCGCGGTGACGGTGGGCGTGCTGACGTCGGCGACGGCGGTGGGTGCGCTGCTGCTAGGCCTGCTCTCGGGTCGGCTGGGCGCCGTGCGCCGGCAGGGTCTGGGTGTGGGCATCGGCGTGGCCGCGTACGGGGCGACGATCGTCGCGTTCGGCGCGGTGCTGCTGTGGGCGCAGCTGGTGGATGCTGATGCCGGCCCCGCGCTCGATGACGTGTTCGTGCCGGGCCTGGTCGCGGCGACGATCGTGCTCGCGCTCTCCGGAGCGGCCGACTCGGTGAGCATGATCTACCGCAACACGATGCTGCAGGCCTCGGTTCCCGACGCGATGCGCGGGCGCCTGCAGGGCCTGTTCACGGTCGTCGTGACGGGCGGGCCGCGCATCGGCGACCTGTACGTCGGCGCGCTGAGCGTGCTGGCGATGCTGTGGTTCCCGCCGCTGCTCGGCGGGGTCGTGATCGTGGTGGCGGCGGCGGTGATCCTGAAGGTGCAGCGGGGGTTCCGCGAGTACGACGCGGAGGATCCGCGACCGTAG
- a CDS encoding DUF1905 domain-containing protein codes for MTETLRFSARLFEREGPAAWWFLRVPLEHSERILAEQEPGARGFGSVRVEVTVGATRWRTSLFPDSASGCYLLPVKKAVRASESLDADAEVDVSLALL; via the coding sequence GTGACCGAGACGCTCCGATTCAGCGCTCGCCTATTCGAACGGGAAGGGCCGGCGGCCTGGTGGTTCCTGCGCGTGCCGCTCGAGCACAGCGAGCGCATTCTCGCCGAGCAGGAGCCGGGCGCGCGCGGCTTCGGCAGCGTCCGCGTCGAAGTGACGGTGGGGGCGACCCGGTGGCGCACCAGCCTGTTCCCTGACTCGGCGAGCGGCTGCTACCTGCTGCCGGTGAAGAAGGCAGTGCGGGCATCCGAATCGCTGGATGCCGACGCCGAGGTCGACGTCTCCCTCGCCCTGCTCTGA
- a CDS encoding cysteine hydrolase family protein: MWASIRAGRPALLVIDAQRGFADPSWGPRDNPDAEANILRLVDAWRAAGDPIVLVRHDSQLPESPLRPGQDGNDFIDGIDGPHDLLVTKTVNSAFLGTPALDDWLRAAGIDSLTICGITTNHCCETTARMAGNLGYDTDFVIDATHTFDRAAADGTVVTASELSRITGVNLDGEFARVTTTAAVLGERAAGGAAAADGAPRD, encoded by the coding sequence ATGTGGGCATCCATCCGAGCCGGACGACCGGCGCTCCTCGTCATCGACGCCCAGCGCGGATTCGCCGACCCGTCATGGGGCCCGCGCGACAACCCCGACGCCGAAGCCAACATCCTGCGGCTCGTCGACGCCTGGCGCGCCGCCGGCGACCCCATCGTGCTCGTGCGGCACGACTCGCAGCTGCCCGAGTCGCCGCTGCGCCCCGGTCAGGACGGCAACGACTTCATCGACGGCATCGACGGCCCGCACGACCTGCTGGTCACCAAGACCGTCAACTCCGCCTTCCTCGGCACCCCCGCGCTCGACGACTGGCTGCGCGCCGCCGGCATCGACTCGCTCACCATCTGCGGCATCACCACCAACCACTGCTGCGAGACCACCGCGCGCATGGCCGGCAACCTCGGCTACGACACCGACTTCGTCATCGACGCGACGCACACCTTCGACCGGGCGGCGGCCGACGGCACCGTCGTCACCGCCTCGGAGCTGAGCCGCATCACCGGCGTCAACCTCGACGGGGAGTTCGCCCGCGTGACGACCACCGCCGCGGTGCTGGGGGAGCGGGCGGCCGGCGGCGCCGCGGCGGCCGACGGCGCGCCGCGCGACTAG
- a CDS encoding diguanylate cyclase domain-containing protein — MSAVDVRARFWDAPAVSGRAIDLSVKGAQVFLPWTPAFSESDALTAYAARSSLQIGAELSLPCVVRWVSGGRDGLDFGVEFDEVPPDALDALTALTAAVSTHARENSRQRAGSARRLYLRVPRDEPARLRRLGSLDAPASAAAEEVWRAVRVVDLSASGCRLRGRRRLQPGERVEIELASNPGVPLIATVRWSRRSVLRALTGLEFADADSHEVLDPLEDADEGRASARLDEARTTSPSDATRLPERPPVSTELLARALESVSEGSLITDRDGTTIYANAAFTAITGYGADDIVGSDCRLLQGPDSSPETVRRIGAALRAKEVFQGEILNYRQDGTPFWNLLTITPIIDDAGEVTHFVSVQRDVTELVEQRRRLSFEASHDALTGLLNRAGLRRRLTETLLVAHERETATAVVLLDLDQFKPVNDRHGHVIGDGVLIEVAARMTGVLRRDDMVARLGGDEFVLVLDDLDPSDALARVAGVLERLHAEIARPIAVSGGEVRIDASAGIAVYPADGRDARALLHASDQALYRAKARQTEGSWWVAADHDAVPPEVASVATTPAAVGL; from the coding sequence ATGAGCGCAGTGGATGTTCGAGCGCGATTCTGGGACGCACCCGCCGTATCGGGCCGGGCGATCGACCTGAGCGTCAAGGGAGCGCAGGTCTTCCTGCCGTGGACCCCGGCGTTCTCCGAGAGCGACGCCCTGACCGCCTATGCAGCCCGCAGCTCGCTGCAGATCGGTGCGGAGCTCTCCCTGCCGTGCGTCGTCCGCTGGGTCTCAGGAGGACGGGACGGCCTCGACTTCGGGGTCGAGTTCGACGAGGTGCCGCCGGACGCCCTCGACGCGCTCACGGCGCTGACCGCGGCCGTCTCGACCCACGCCCGCGAGAACTCACGGCAGCGCGCCGGCTCCGCTCGGCGCCTGTACCTGCGGGTGCCGCGCGACGAGCCGGCGCGGCTGCGTCGCCTCGGCAGTCTCGACGCGCCGGCGAGTGCTGCTGCGGAGGAGGTATGGCGGGCCGTCAGGGTCGTCGACCTGAGCGCGAGCGGGTGCCGGCTGCGCGGGCGCCGTCGTCTGCAGCCGGGGGAGCGGGTCGAGATCGAGCTCGCCTCGAACCCGGGCGTGCCCCTGATCGCCACGGTGCGGTGGAGTCGCCGGTCGGTGCTCCGCGCCCTCACGGGCCTCGAATTCGCGGATGCGGACTCGCACGAGGTGCTCGATCCGCTCGAGGATGCCGATGAGGGGCGCGCTTCGGCACGCCTCGACGAGGCGCGCACGACGTCGCCCTCGGATGCGACGAGGCTCCCGGAGCGACCGCCGGTGTCGACCGAGCTGCTGGCTCGGGCCCTGGAGTCCGTCTCGGAGGGCTCGCTCATCACCGATCGCGATGGCACGACGATCTACGCCAACGCCGCCTTCACCGCCATCACGGGATACGGCGCCGACGACATCGTCGGCTCGGACTGCCGACTCCTCCAGGGGCCGGACTCGTCGCCGGAGACCGTGCGGCGCATCGGTGCCGCACTCCGCGCGAAAGAGGTGTTCCAGGGCGAGATCCTCAACTACCGCCAGGACGGGACTCCGTTCTGGAACCTCCTCACCATCACCCCGATCATCGATGACGCCGGCGAGGTCACGCACTTCGTCAGCGTTCAGCGCGATGTCACCGAGCTGGTCGAGCAGCGCCGCCGACTCTCCTTCGAAGCGAGCCACGATGCGCTCACCGGGCTCCTCAACCGCGCCGGCCTGCGACGCCGGCTGACGGAGACGCTGCTGGTCGCGCACGAGCGGGAGACCGCGACGGCCGTGGTCCTCCTCGACCTCGACCAGTTCAAGCCCGTGAACGATCGGCACGGTCACGTGATCGGTGACGGGGTGCTGATCGAGGTCGCCGCGCGGATGACGGGCGTGCTGCGCCGCGACGACATGGTCGCCCGGCTGGGCGGGGACGAGTTCGTGCTCGTGCTCGACGACCTCGACCCGAGCGATGCTCTCGCCCGGGTCGCCGGGGTGCTCGAGCGGTTGCACGCCGAGATCGCCCGCCCCATCGCGGTGTCGGGCGGCGAGGTCCGCATCGACGCGAGCGCGGGCATCGCCGTCTACCCCGCGGACGGTCGCGATGCTCGCGCCCTGCTCCACGCGAGCGATCAGGCGCTGTACCGGGCGAAGGCTCGGCAGACGGAGGGTTCCTGGTGGGTCGCGGCGGACCACGACGCGGTGCCCCCGGAGGTCGCAAGCGTCGCGACGACCCCCGCGGCGGTCGGCCTCTGA
- a CDS encoding SDR family oxidoreductase produces the protein MLSRSALPLTVPDLTGRRIIVTGANSGLGFGLAGRLAADGAHVIMAVRNEQKGRDARERLLADDPDARLELQHLDLANLGSVRAFAEAQLAHGAPLDVLINNAGVMAPPERKSTDDGFELQFGSNHLGPFALTGLLLPLLRAAEAPRVVSTASLAAWPGRIRFDDLQWQRSYSAWGAYSQSKLANLLFARELQRRSDAQRWNLRSIAAHPGGTATNLQVSGPRNGEPFDAKASERMHRIMQPVEMGILPSLYAAVDAHAQPGAYYGPNGPLEIKGEPSIARVPPQAKRRATAVRLWEQSELLTGVQFG, from the coding sequence ATGCTCTCTCGCTCCGCACTCCCCCTGACCGTTCCCGACCTCACCGGCCGCCGCATCATCGTCACCGGCGCCAACAGCGGCCTCGGCTTCGGCCTGGCCGGTCGCCTCGCCGCCGACGGGGCGCACGTCATCATGGCGGTGCGCAACGAGCAGAAGGGGCGGGATGCTCGCGAGCGCCTGCTCGCCGACGACCCCGATGCGAGGCTCGAGCTGCAGCACCTCGACCTCGCGAACCTCGGCAGCGTGCGCGCCTTCGCCGAGGCGCAGCTCGCGCACGGAGCCCCGCTCGACGTGCTCATCAACAACGCCGGCGTCATGGCCCCGCCGGAGCGCAAGAGCACCGACGACGGCTTCGAGCTGCAGTTCGGCTCGAACCACCTCGGCCCCTTCGCCCTCACCGGCCTGCTGCTGCCGCTGCTGAGAGCCGCGGAGGCCCCGCGCGTCGTCTCGACCGCGAGCCTCGCCGCGTGGCCCGGCCGCATCCGCTTCGACGACCTGCAGTGGCAGCGCTCGTACTCGGCGTGGGGCGCCTACTCGCAGTCCAAGCTCGCGAACCTGCTGTTCGCGCGCGAGCTGCAGCGCCGCAGCGACGCCCAGCGCTGGAACCTGCGCAGCATCGCCGCGCACCCCGGCGGCACCGCGACGAACCTGCAGGTGTCGGGGCCGCGCAACGGCGAGCCGTTCGACGCCAAGGCCTCCGAGCGGATGCACCGCATCATGCAGCCCGTCGAGATGGGCATCCTGCCCTCGCTGTACGCGGCGGTGGATGCTCACGCGCAGCCGGGCGCCTACTACGGCCCGAACGGCCCTCTCGAGATCAAGGGCGAGCCCTCGATCGCCCGGGTCCCCCCGCAGGCGAAGCGCCGCGCGACCGCGGTGCGGCTGTGGGAGCAGAGCGAGCTGCTGACCGGGGTGCAGTTCGGCTGA
- a CDS encoding type 1 glutamine amidotransferase domain-containing protein, producing MTYDITGKTVAFLLTDGYEDSELTAPWAAVTEAGGTAVLVSPAEAAVEGKKGHTQAVDQRVSTADAADFDALMLPGGVVNADHLRMDSDAVAFTKAFFAAGKPVGVICHAAWTLIEAEVVRGRELTSYPSLKTDLINAGADWVDEEVVTDQGLVSSRTPDDLPAFCAKLVEEIFEGEHAGQHA from the coding sequence ATGACGTACGACATCACCGGCAAGACCGTCGCCTTCCTGCTGACCGACGGCTACGAGGACAGCGAGCTCACCGCGCCCTGGGCCGCCGTCACCGAGGCGGGCGGCACCGCCGTGCTCGTCTCGCCCGCCGAGGCCGCCGTCGAGGGCAAGAAGGGTCACACGCAGGCGGTCGACCAGCGGGTCTCGACGGCGGACGCCGCGGACTTCGATGCGCTCATGCTGCCCGGCGGCGTCGTCAACGCCGACCACCTGCGCATGGATTCCGACGCGGTCGCCTTCACGAAGGCCTTCTTCGCCGCCGGAAAGCCCGTCGGCGTGATCTGCCACGCGGCGTGGACGCTCATCGAGGCCGAGGTCGTGCGCGGGCGCGAGCTCACCAGCTACCCGAGCCTCAAGACCGACCTCATCAACGCCGGCGCCGACTGGGTTGACGAGGAGGTCGTCACCGACCAGGGCCTGGTCTCGAGCCGTACGCCCGACGATCTGCCCGCCTTCTGCGCGAAGCTCGTCGAGGAGATCTTCGAGGGCGAGCACGCCGGGCAGCACGCCTGA
- a CDS encoding YidC/Oxa1 family membrane protein insertase, protein MDVFSFPPIAFLLTLLAGALDALSGPLDPLLGAASAAGGVVLLTLIVRVLLLPVAVAQVRAEGARRRLAPALAEIRRRWKGDPQRLQQKTMELYREAGVSPVAGIGSALLQAPIVSLVYALFIAQRIGGEPNALLAEALLGVPLGRPLGAAALAGDGGGLLLAGAVIVLLVVAGLATRAMMLRMQLPAAPDQPGMPPGVLRALGWLPLITAPIALIVPLAAALYLVTTTLWTLAERPLLRRLLWGEAERNPS, encoded by the coding sequence TTGGACGTCTTCTCCTTCCCCCCGATCGCCTTCCTGCTCACCCTGCTCGCCGGCGCGCTCGATGCGCTCTCCGGTCCGCTCGATCCTCTTCTCGGCGCCGCGTCGGCCGCCGGCGGGGTCGTGCTGCTCACGCTCATCGTGCGCGTCCTCCTCCTGCCCGTCGCCGTCGCCCAGGTGCGCGCCGAGGGCGCCCGACGCCGTCTCGCGCCCGCTCTCGCCGAGATCCGCCGTCGCTGGAAGGGCGATCCGCAGCGGCTGCAGCAGAAGACGATGGAGCTGTACCGCGAGGCGGGCGTCTCGCCCGTCGCGGGCATCGGCTCGGCACTGCTGCAGGCCCCGATCGTCTCGCTCGTCTACGCGCTCTTCATCGCGCAGCGCATCGGCGGCGAGCCGAACGCGCTGCTCGCCGAGGCCCTGCTGGGCGTTCCGCTCGGCCGACCGCTCGGGGCCGCGGCGCTCGCCGGCGACGGGGGAGGGCTGCTGCTCGCGGGCGCGGTCATCGTGCTTCTCGTCGTCGCCGGCCTCGCGACGCGCGCGATGATGCTCCGGATGCAGCTGCCGGCCGCCCCGGATCAGCCGGGCATGCCGCCCGGCGTCCTCCGAGCGCTTGGCTGGCTGCCCCTCATCACGGCGCCGATCGCGCTCATCGTGCCGCTCGCGGCGGCCCTGTACCTCGTGACGACGACGCTCTGGACCCTCGCCGAACGACCCCTGCTGCGGCGGCTGCTGTGGGGCGAGGCGGAGAGGAACCCGAGCTAG
- a CDS encoding NYN domain-containing protein, with product MADSSESRSYENRVAVYIDFDNIVISRYDQVHGRGAWRRDNVYRLGPGLTGATDEQREKIRAATVDISAILDYASSFGTIVVSRAYADWSVGVNASYQGQLTERAVDLTQLFPSTKQMKNGADIRLAVDVMEDLFRLTDLTHVLIAAGDSDYIPLAQRSKRLGRYVVGVGVAGGTSKSLAAACNEFADYDSMPGIRPASAISPKRDAPAAAARTTAEPDAPADDAPETAPASRSIEVAFVAPPTVKRRASSKGGPAIPGAIGDPVQDAATALLLRALRLSHEKDDDADWLHNSEVKKQMVRLDPAFNEKVLGFRSFSDFVKSRGAIAELDEDSQSRRMRLAI from the coding sequence ATGGCCGACAGCAGCGAGAGCCGCAGCTACGAGAACCGCGTCGCCGTCTACATCGACTTCGACAACATCGTCATCTCGCGGTACGACCAGGTGCACGGCCGCGGCGCCTGGCGCCGCGACAACGTGTACCGCCTCGGCCCCGGGCTCACGGGCGCGACCGACGAGCAGCGCGAGAAGATCCGCGCGGCGACCGTCGACATCTCGGCGATCCTCGACTACGCGAGCTCGTTCGGCACGATCGTGGTCAGCCGCGCCTACGCGGACTGGTCGGTGGGCGTCAACGCCAGCTACCAGGGCCAGCTCACCGAGCGCGCGGTCGACCTCACGCAGCTGTTCCCCTCGACCAAGCAGATGAAGAACGGCGCCGACATCCGCCTCGCGGTCGACGTCATGGAGGACCTGTTCCGCCTCACCGACCTCACGCACGTGCTCATCGCGGCCGGCGACAGCGACTACATCCCGCTCGCGCAGCGCAGCAAGCGGCTCGGACGGTACGTCGTCGGCGTCGGCGTGGCCGGCGGCACGAGCAAGTCGCTCGCCGCGGCGTGCAACGAGTTCGCCGACTACGACTCGATGCCGGGCATCCGACCCGCGTCGGCCATCTCGCCGAAGCGGGATGCCCCGGCCGCGGCCGCGCGCACGACCGCCGAGCCCGACGCGCCCGCCGACGACGCGCCCGAGACCGCGCCCGCGTCGCGCTCCATCGAGGTCGCCTTCGTCGCCCCGCCGACCGTCAAGCGCCGCGCCTCCTCGAAGGGCGGCCCCGCCATCCCGGGCGCGATCGGCGACCCCGTGCAGGATGCGGCGACCGCCCTGCTGCTGCGGGCGCTGCGTCTCAGCCACGAGAAGGACGACGACGCCGACTGGCTGCACAACTCGGAGGTCAAGAAGCAGATGGTGCGCCTCGACCCCGCCTTCAACGAGAAGGTGCTCGGGTTCCGCTCGTTCAGCGACTTCGTGAAGTCGCGCGGGGCGATCGCCGAGCTCGACGAGGATTCGCAGAGCAGGCGGATGCGGCTCGCGATCTAG
- a CDS encoding luciferase domain-containing protein: protein MMQTSAARSTHASPTTTTMLARQLPPRPGPVPSLDEQGPLWQRDQRAAPALWVAVWDALRGIPGVIIGPSAMAEPDARAVLVPPVTNPVDGTSFAPRGTPLEPAHLHGPRDTSLHLVLPRDRGAEVIDRGWGVPCPYARFGTELILFAARDDEELAVVASLAREGVLWALRENAVTTFRPSVLATRFAI from the coding sequence ATGATGCAGACGAGCGCAGCACGATCGACGCACGCGAGCCCGACGACCACCACGATGCTCGCGCGGCAGCTGCCGCCGCGGCCGGGCCCCGTGCCGAGCCTCGACGAGCAGGGCCCGCTGTGGCAGCGCGACCAGCGCGCGGCTCCCGCGCTCTGGGTGGCGGTGTGGGATGCCCTCCGCGGCATCCCCGGCGTCATCATCGGCCCGAGCGCCATGGCCGAGCCCGATGCCCGCGCCGTGCTCGTGCCGCCCGTGACCAACCCCGTCGACGGAACGTCCTTCGCCCCGCGCGGAACCCCCCTCGAGCCCGCCCACCTGCACGGGCCGCGCGACACGAGCCTGCACCTCGTGCTGCCCCGCGACCGCGGGGCCGAGGTGATCGACCGCGGGTGGGGCGTGCCCTGCCCCTACGCCCGCTTCGGGACCGAGCTCATCCTGTTCGCCGCGCGCGACGACGAGGAGCTCGCCGTCGTGGCGTCCCTCGCGCGCGAGGGCGTGCTGTGGGCCCTGCGCGAGAACGCGGTGACGACGTTCCGCCCGAGCGTCCTCGCGACGCGGTTCGCGATCTGA
- a CDS encoding SRPBCC family protein, with the protein MTSTVNSTIDVEVPVAVAYARWTDFERFPDFLSGIDSVTRTGEGMLHWKVSIGGVEREFDAAVIDEQPNRVISWKSVAGPEHSGAVVFEELAADRTRIDVTMGWEPEGFVEKVGAAINVDQRQVDKDLTEFKRLVEHEQRPSV; encoded by the coding sequence ATGACCAGCACCGTCAACTCCACCATCGACGTCGAGGTTCCCGTCGCCGTGGCCTACGCGCGATGGACGGACTTCGAGCGCTTCCCCGACTTCCTCAGCGGCATCGACAGCGTCACGCGCACCGGCGAGGGGATGCTCCACTGGAAGGTCTCCATCGGAGGGGTCGAGCGCGAGTTCGACGCGGCCGTCATCGACGAGCAGCCGAACCGCGTCATCTCGTGGAAGAGCGTCGCGGGCCCCGAGCACTCGGGCGCCGTCGTCTTCGAGGAGCTCGCCGCCGATCGCACCCGCATCGACGTCACCATGGGCTGGGAGCCCGAGGGATTCGTCGAGAAGGTCGGCGCCGCGATCAACGTCGACCAGCGCCAGGTCGACAAGGATCTCACCGAGTTCAAGCGCCTCGTCGAGCACGAGCAGCGCCCGAGCGTCTGA
- a CDS encoding alpha/beta hydrolase, whose amino-acid sequence MRAALRRIRAAGFLALTALAAVLLVFLAWAHAVAQGERPAAIAAFDDERIRIETVAEGILMTPATAAAEVGVIMIPGARVDPYAYMDKLRDVVAGGAPVLIVRPAINLAIADQRGLDALIDGVDAAERWVVAGHSLGGTRACLVAAGAERDGDDRLAGLLLLGSYCANDLSSTALPTLSISAENDGLSTREDIATRADALPAGARLVEIPGANHASFGDYGVQAGDGPVTASDDEVRTVLTMEITRLLRGA is encoded by the coding sequence ATGAGGGCGGCGCTGCGGCGCATCCGTGCCGCAGGATTCCTCGCGCTCACCGCTCTCGCCGCCGTCCTGCTGGTCTTCCTCGCCTGGGCGCACGCCGTGGCGCAGGGCGAGCGGCCCGCGGCGATCGCGGCCTTCGACGATGAGCGCATCCGTATCGAGACCGTCGCGGAGGGCATCCTCATGACGCCTGCGACCGCGGCGGCCGAGGTCGGCGTCATCATGATCCCCGGCGCCCGCGTCGACCCCTACGCCTACATGGACAAGCTGCGCGACGTGGTCGCCGGCGGCGCTCCCGTGCTCATCGTCCGCCCCGCGATCAACCTCGCGATCGCCGACCAGCGCGGCCTCGACGCCCTCATCGACGGGGTCGACGCCGCCGAGCGGTGGGTCGTGGCCGGGCACTCGCTGGGCGGCACCCGCGCCTGCCTCGTGGCGGCGGGCGCGGAGCGGGACGGCGACGACCGACTCGCCGGGCTGCTGCTGCTGGGCTCGTACTGCGCCAACGACCTCTCCTCCACCGCGCTGCCCACGCTGAGCATCAGCGCCGAGAACGACGGCCTGAGCACGCGCGAGGACATCGCGACGCGGGCGGATGCCCTGCCCGCGGGCGCGCGGCTCGTCGAGATCCCCGGCGCCAACCACGCGAGCTTCGGCGACTACGGGGTGCAGGCGGGCGACGGGCCCGTCACGGCCTCCGACGACGAGGTGCGCACCGTGCTCACGATGGAAATCACCCGGCTGCTGCGCGGGGCCTGA
- a CDS encoding DUF7882 family protein: protein MGSLIYGSPSLEIAFDDRVLAHVQIVMATKLRRGENFFFSWRESGGVGRNAIWIDSSIPLYFRYSGSRHPEIDRDWLEQLAVLASSSQGLDLTDETRLGSAPPATASIPR from the coding sequence ATGGGATCGCTCATCTACGGCTCGCCCTCGCTCGAGATCGCCTTCGACGACCGCGTGCTCGCTCACGTGCAGATCGTCATGGCGACCAAGCTCCGCCGTGGTGAGAACTTCTTCTTCAGCTGGCGCGAGAGCGGCGGCGTCGGGCGCAACGCGATCTGGATCGACTCCTCGATCCCCCTGTACTTCCGGTACAGCGGCAGCCGCCACCCCGAGATCGACCGCGACTGGCTCGAGCAGCTGGCCGTGCTCGCCTCGAGCTCGCAGGGCCTCGACCTCACCGACGAGACCCGATTGGGCTCGGCGCCGCCGGCCACCGCCTCCATCCCGCGATGA